The sequence below is a genomic window from Ipomoea triloba cultivar NCNSP0323 chromosome 10, ASM357664v1.
AGAAATGACAATTGAtgctaaaaaaaagtataatagaGGGACCAAAGTTACACATAATTGACTACATTAAAATGTATATCCTTTTaccttttcttctttaattcAAGACAAAACTACATGTCACTTTTCGTAGATTATTGTTTTTTCATTGTATTATTTGTTCCTTTGTggtttagagaaaaaaaaatgacaaagtaTAAAGAATTTTCAAAACAGGGTGCCACTTGCAATGAAATGATTGCCAACAAACTAAATTTCACTGAGCTCTAGAAGCCTCCAAAACCATCGACGACTTCCGATTGCGTGCGCTTCTTGACTTCTTGTCGATCCGATAAGATTTTGACGAATCATAGGGCATGATTTCGATGCTTATCACTATCAAGATAACCCCCTTTTTGAcccacataatatatatatatatatatatatatatatatatatatatatatatatatatatatatatatatatatatatattagtcttctaagaaaaataatacaaatataaaatattatcatatttatcattacaaataaaaaagagtGTGATATTTATTTGATACTAGTTTTTTATGTGTATTGCGCGGATGAGATAATGTTTAATGATTATTTTtgaataagtacttcaaagtatatatcaTTCTATAAGACATGTTcagcatatgtaattgaatgttaaattcgtttatttaaatcggtaattcaaagtatatgaatgcaagataatagagttaaaatatccaaaatggttcattgactatagcgaaatttaCAAATTGGTCACCGAATATCAAGTTTAGCAAATTAAGTcatcaactattcaattcttactcaataaggtCCTCAACGAATGATTGGTTTGTTGATTATTGGGTAAGAATTGaatatatgataattaattggtaaaattaatagttgaagactaatttgtgaattatgacaTATATAGTTGagagaccattttgggtattcaCGCCAAGATAATATATTAgggattgattataattgtcactaaaataaatgtttgcaattttgtaaagacgctagtctaaatatttagtctaaaaatgatagtataaataaatactatttttagtttgaatttatcTAAGTCTTTTTAATTATCTTTCGGGTATcaattgtcttcatcttcacgtactacttgattttttttttttggtaatgtgtcatgtaCAATTAGATTACTAGTGGTATTGTCACTATTGTGGTAGTATAAAGAgcaatgtcatgcaatgagattatagtGTAAGAAGCTGTGGATTTGCCTCAGCTcattgtttgtatatatgactgagatcttagttgtactatgaactcatGATCTTGCAAGCGCTTGTTGATATTTAGCAGTGATAGTATTTTctctacatgtttcatgtgttgtgagattTGTGTCGTACAATTTCCTATGAAAgtagtattgaacaaaatattaatatttattatatttgtagaaggttaatgagtagtatcttttgttctagtttcataacttgtttacttgatagtaacaacaatgactTTGGAGGTAATCCGAATACTGATACCTCAATAtgtccagtttcatcaacagtttctacatccattttgcacatgttcatTTTGAAGtgatatttttagaattagtatgaatgagtttagtacttgattttgtgtgcatgtgtgcgttttatttgtaaattttttttggaattgtTACCAATCTTGGAGTACCCATTGCTGTCTTTTCACCAtaatgcatgcagttaaatagtttgtcactttgtacataaacatttttaaactaTGGCTACATTcaatataccaattatttttgttgtcaagattgatgCTGATTTTTGCCTTTAAGCAAAGCAGGTTGAgcatagaaaatgaaatgaattgtaaatttatattagttctaatatatttaaaggatgcacaataagtattttacatacatgaTTAATGAATGTTGCAACTGTagctatttttaaaatttcttcattttcaggatttgaaagattgattccagcaATGTTGTAGTTtcaacatcttttcaatgcgtcaagtgtgtcacaatgttctattgccctacattgacatttttaataatgagttttaaatataGCTACAtaagataatgatctaattaccctttacatattattattagcatAAAAGCATACcagtcctttaggtgttctatTCGAGGTACTTTTGGTTCAATCATTATGGTTGAATGAATTCTTTTAGATAAAAAAATTCCTAGTTTATTTAAGGTATGGGATTAGATATGGTGggaaaaatttatacattttaaatcatattaataaagaaatacaatttacctttaaagtgaacaactgtgataTAGTCCAAAGATATTACAGGGTAGTTTCCCACttcaatttattgagttatttgaatgtctttgtcaacaaatcctccccaagtagttaatatgattggcttcaaattgtttttttttcatgttattaatagaatacttgttaaataaatatataacattattttgtattataacttttatatttaattacaagataatgtAAAACGAATACAAtaaacaatgtagtgaatatgattaattaattaatttgaaggtGAGGAACATTTGCATTGTacgtagaaaataaagacaatataactaatgaaattatatctctttttaaattttttgataatgaataattttttttgaataaaggcattgtagatattaaattctaaattaaagaaatgcatatgtattttttttgtagctactaatttatttcatttaataagagcaataaagtgtggtacttactttttaataatatactctaacatatttgtagtatatgttcaacaattatgtcaactctgattgggatggGTTCggacctaagacctttcttataaaaattaatgacaaattaaaagttaacggaatattccgctactaaagtttatactaatggAATATGGAGTTATTTTagtgtaaaaataatataatagagcgtaacgaaggaaaatcataaaacatactaaaattaaaataatttcaaccaTCATGTGCCTTTAGTAAGTATGGTGTTCTTCACAAAAAATATTCCAAACTGATTTTAAAACTGCATGAgtatataatatcaaatacaCAAATTTATACTAATGCATAGTTTTATACtacaaagttttaatttttttaaagcagtagattaatggttcagatcttaccttattttttttatttggacgCCTATTCTTCtttctccctctccctctctccctccctctatatatatatatatatatatatatatagggaaagcTAAGATTCAGGTGCAAGGAAAGGTTTcatgcggttgtgcggtgaattattcttaaaaaaaaaaatcggtgCACCTTAAGCTTCTAATCTAAGCACCTTACAttggattaacataaatatgactttgtagataaaatcttataaaaaatattgtttatattttgaaaCTGAGAAAAAAAAACGCAAGTTAAGAAGGAAAAACCACACAACTAAATCCTTAGAGCGTCGCATCTTAAGTTTCAAACAACTGGCGCAgcttaagtacacaaactacgcaccttaagaaggaaaaacacGCACCAAAAGCTCTAGACCGACACACTTTTCAACAACTAATTAACGTATCTTACGCTCAAAACCTCGCACATTGATTGAAAAAATCACACATTTTAAGTTTgatctatatataaaatggcTAAATcggtactattttttttaaagttaattttgACAAAATTAATGGCTCtccctctctatatatatacacatccaAACAATATCTTTAGGTAGTGCTCTCTAGCAGTTTCTGATAAACTTGAGTTGGCCGTCATCATATCATGGAGAAAACACTCGGGGGCACTTTGCAAGTACCATGTGTTCAAGAATTGGCCAAACAATCGCCGGAAATTGTCCCGCCACGTTACTTTCGTGATGATCTCGACCCTGCGGCACCGGCGCAGAGAGAAATTCCGGTGATCAACATGGCAAATTTGCTTCAAGGAGACTGCGAGGAGCTGAAGAAGCTGGATATTGCTTGCAAAGAATGGGGCTTTTTTCAGGCATGTCTTCAATTCAACaagaattaatataaaaattaacttttgaatGTCACAAGATATATACCTTGTTCGATTTTACACTAGATGTTGGgattactaaatatttatttgtattgcAGCTAATAAGCCATGGAGTGAGTTCTTCATTGATTGAGAAAATGAAAAGTGATACAAAAGATTTCTTTAATCTCCCGatggaagagaagaagaagtttTGGCAAGAGACCGGAGATCTCCAAGGCTTCGGACAGGCTTTTGTGCATTCTGAGGAGCAAAAACTTGACTGGtgtgacttgttttatattatcACTTCCCCAACTTACTTGAGGAAATCAAATCTATTCCCAAATCTCCCTTTGCCATTCAGGTCTTTTTCCCCCCTTTTCAGAGTCTTTTGTTTAGCTAAAGCATATtgggagtgtttggtaaatagttgctagttgattgggttagtagGTTTGACTAGTTAATAGCTTATAACATTAACTAATtatagaaaggtgtttggtaaattagtttaCTGACAACTgtttacatacaaaatgactaTCAAAAAGTTGCTTTTAAGCCGCTTTTTGAAATTTAGCTTTTTGGAGAAATAAacagttacaaaaagctaattaattaaatacttatattgacttttaatcaattcaaataattaatagtggttaaataagtcaaaattgactgataagctgaTTATGTTACTAGGACCAATGAGATAGAAATAATTGTGAGTTATACGCATGCAGAGAAACAGTGGAAATGTATGCAGAGGAACTCAGAAATCTGGCCCTCACAATCATTAATTATTTAGCAAAAGCTCTGGGGATTGAGCAAGAACATGTACAAGGATTGTTTGAGGATGGGTTGCAAGGTATGAGGACAAATTACTATCCTCGTTGTCCCCAACCCGACAAAGTCATAGGAATTTATCCTCACTCAGATTCAGTTGGGCTTACAATCCTGCTCCAACTCAATGAAATGGAAGGTCTCCAGATCAAGAATAATGGCAAGTGGATCCCTGTTAGACCCATCCACGATGCCTTCGTCGTCAACATTGGGGATATTTTACAGGTTATTCATcatgaatttataaattattttccaagACTGAAAATCAATGAAAGAATAGTTTGATTAATCAGTAGTTTTTCTTTGGTTTATTTGCAGATACTCACAAATGGAATTTACAGCAGCGTTGAGCATCGAGCAGTAGTGAACTCGGAAAAAGAAAGGATGTCTCTTGCAACATTTTTTAGCCCCAGACTTGAGGCAGAATTTGGTCCTGCTCCAAGTTTGATCACCCCTCAAAATCCAGCCAAGTTCAGGAACATGGTAGTTGCAGATTATTTCAGAGGCTTCTATAGTAGAAAGCTGGATAGTAAATCTTATATAGATGTTATGAGGATCCAAACAGAAGAATGTCCTCAATCTGTTGATGGAATGGCTtaaagggaaaagaaaatagTGGAAATTGTATGCAGGTGAATTGAGAAATCATGAATTGCCAATAAAAAAGCAATGAATAAGAGGCAAATTTGCCACTTACCCACCACTCTATGATCTGCCAATTGCATGTGTAGGTAGATATGTTGAAAATTGAGGGAATATATTTACACCACCGATAATTCAGGAATCACATTGATAATTGACCGTATTATGGAGGgatataaattacaaaattttcacaataaaaataaacattatgtTACTTAGCAGAAAACATATGCCTATTGTttgtttgaaatttaaaatacgCCTAAAGGCCAGTTTTTGTTTGCAACCGTTTGTTGTAGAACAAATGTCTTTTCTCTTCTACAACAGATGCCAATGAACGTTTTTGATCTGCACTTGTGCCATGAAGTGtccaattttataaaaatgagAATGTCTAATAGTTGCTTTAATTTTACCTCTGAGGGATTTAAATAGAAATGcgttaaataaatatattaattgagtatatgatttatttgttattggcatatatatatgttggtccAAAGTAGTCGGTTGTTATGCAATGGACCCGggtctcaatatacaaaattatactattcaacattcacaatttttgaactctatattcacaattttattatatagattcaaatattgtgttatactattgaatatagagttctgaaattgtgaacaaagagttctgaaattataaacatagagttctaaaattgtgaacatagaattttaaaattgtgaacatggacttgggtccacccGGGTCTCTAGCTTAATTTGCCCAAAGTAGTATAgtctgtgtattattgttattttgtaaattatggaGCCTACTTTTGAAGAGCAATGAGTCCTAAATGAGGTGAAAGTAGATGCAAGATTTTCTCAAATATGTGGTCGACAATTTTCTCAAATATGTGGTTGAAAATAGAATAAGATATTTTCTCAACAATATGTGGCtgactttcaaaaaaaaaaacaatatgtgGCTGAAAATAGAATAAGATTAAGGCTCTGTTTCGCAGagtttatttaggagcttataacttttcagttttcaactacttttcagctttcagctaccttttcagctaggtttgccaaacatagcctaactCCACAACTACACTACGTGAAACATGCGTAAAGTTgtagtcgttataccgtgggccatggtccacaatgcctTGTGGATCATGGGTCATGACTAATACTGCAATTATGTTAAACTGATACTGctgttgtgttgaactgatactgcaattgtgtcgaaagggaactgcagttgtgttgaacttatactgcagttgtgttgaacggatgaaagACCTCtgtttttgaagagtttttgtaggcttgactaggaaagagaaaatgtagggaaaaaaagaaaaagaaaaagaaaaaacaaaaacaaaaacaaaaataatttttttttaaaaagtaaggATTTACGCGTCGACTAGGCACGAGATTTGGCCTCATGCGAGGCAGCTTTGACTTTTGTATTTCATGGTGGGGCGCACATATCTGACAAAATCCAAGGTGCTTCAATTGTGAAAAATCACCAAAAAACTCATccccatttttaaaaaaaatactccatttgtctcattttacctgtcctacttactatttattggccAAACCAACACTttgttctttgtttattttctttagtattttttatttatttttaaatttaattttttgtgtttaatagtacttttagtgtagtttctaaatatataaattttttatattaatactaaacttaatattatgaaaaattggattaaaactaacttcagtcaagcctcgttaaccgaaccagacacataaaatgggacggagggagtaatattttagtttttagcCAAGCAAAAACCCCATAAAATAATCCACTATTGTGGATGCcctaagggggcgtttggttcacgaaatcttggattaccccaggtaataggattaccttcaggaaggtaatgtgagattttgggaatgtaagattacctgatgtttttggtttggattgtggaatatagtattactttgtttggttaaaggttatattttaggttatatgagACAATTTACTGTAATGTCCTTATATATGGGGGAAAAAACAAAGTATTGTAGGGACATATTTGATAATAAACTAGTAatctaataaatattacaagATAATGTAATAATGgccaattccctccaaatgctgaattgcaattcatggggtaccccccataaattgcaattcggtggagaggaggggcaatttgttggtgtaaagacaattttgcccctcctcccatactctgtctcttttttttttcttttttttttttaaatttgaaagaattattattattatttttgaatactactaactctattagaatgcaacCTATTGccggctcgaacccaccacctcataactactttcttaacctaacctgttgaagcacaagagtcagaattgcctccactgaggctcgaacccaccacctcccgtataaagggaagggtttgatgccactaaaccacaaggtccttggcattattattattattcttattgaatgaattattattattatacttattattattattattattattattatcaatattttttgaaagaataattattattactactactactactgttGCGGCTGCTACTACTGCTGCTACTACTGCTACTACCCTACTCTACTACTGCTACTACTGCTGCTACCCTactactgctgctgctgctactactactacaatgtcgcttcttacctttcaattccttgtactcctatttctgcgtaccaaacactgtaattccAAGtcatactttattcattgaattgcaattctaccgaattacaattcttttcccccctaattccctcctcccaaccaaacgccctgtaaataTATGAGAAGATGTAAGGGATGAATTCTTGTAATGAATTGATGATATAAGAAATTATTACAATGACCATATTTATACAACATGTGATGTATATAGAGTTTTGATTTGAGCGCTATCACAGTCGTCATTCACTTTACTAGTCCGATGTCGAGGTATCCAATGATTTGTATCAGATTGTTGGCAATGGAATCTTGCATGATTTTCTTGTGCCTCTTTAATTTGTACCGCGTGACTGTGACTCTCGTGACTTTGTATATATGCACGTGGGATCAAATTATTGAAGTTCAAATTAATACGGAGTGTTGATTTAGGATAATGCCGCGTGACTGTGACTCCCGTGACTTTGTATATATGCACGTGGGATCAAATTattaaagttcaaattaatattgatttagGATAATGCctcatggacccgggtccaccttacagAGTGGATCCAGgtctattttcataattttagaattatatattcataattatataactgtatattcacaattatatGATTCTATATTCAAAAATTCATAAGcttatattcaacagtataacacaatttttaaatttatataacaaaattgtgaatatagaattcacaaattgtgaatattgagtaatgcaattttgtatatttaaatctaaaattatgaatatagagttctaaaattatgaacatggatccgggtctaccttgcaaggtggaccctagtacatagcataatttgcccctcACAAAAGAACAGCGGGaggcaaatatatatatagccaccacttgttataccgtggaccatggtcacaaaacgaagtcgtttcaataagtgggagaaacgacTCCCGTAACTCTCTGTAACTGATACTATAGTTCATCgcaaatgatactacagttgtgttgaactgatactgcagttgtgttgaactgatactgcaattgtcggaggccgtttcatctgtctggaactgcagttgtgttgaaagggaactgcagttgtgcagAACGGAGACAATTTCATccgtatatttttattaatcaaaatgacgtcgttttgatgcgcggtccacaatgaaTTGTGAACCGCCAAATTTGCGTATAGCCACGTAGTTAGAATTTATAGTATACCAATTACCATATTTGTAAGCCTATCCATTATATACATTGGAATGATAAGTCTTTGTTAACATAACTTATGAACTAATTTTGGTTAGTTTGATCACTATTGATTATTTGATTTGGTCAAATTAACTAACAtctaatataagtgtttgattacaCAACTTTTTacaacaatttattattttaaaatgctaaaattaaaaaagatactcatcaaaataactttttcgatcagctttttgagaaaaataaattatttttttctaaaacaccccaaatattattataggttaaaataacataatacacTAATATTCTTaaaggtcattttacatataattaGCTACCTGctaacaaataatttaatttaccaAATTCCTTTCTACAAACAGCTAATGCTATCAGCTGGTCAAATCCGCTAACAACTatcaattatttaccaaacacccgcAAGAACCCGCAAGATCTTTTGGAACTGCAACGGACTGAGTATTTTTTGCTAAACTTGAGTTGGGCATCATAGCATGGATAGAAGTATATCAGCAAAACTTGGAGGATCTATGATAGTACCTTGCGTTAAAGAATTGGTCAAAGAAAATAGTTTTCTAAAGCTGTTGTCATTGAAGTATTatctattttcaaaatattaaatttcggTTCAAGACAATACATAAAGACAACAGATGAATGAATTGAAAATCATTGTCTTTGCAAAATTGTACGCTTAAagacattaattttttaacatcCTTGTAGTTGAAGTTATGTCTGTTTACAGAATATCAAATTTTGCTTAAAAACAACACTCCAAAGACAATGGATTGATTAAAACAGTTATCTTTGAAAATAAATCTATGTTAAAAAATAACGATTTTTTAAAGCCGTtgaagtattatttatttatagaataTCAAATTTTACACACTTAAGGGTATAGCTAGTATGGTGTCACAATCATtcacggcaaattataccgtggaccatgatcataactgatattgcagttgtgttgaacagatactacagttgtgttgaaaggaaactctGGTTGCACGGAACAAAGGCCGTTcattcgttcaacacaactgcagtatccgttcaatacaactgtagtatccgttcaacacaattgcagttccagatagatgacacgacctctgttccgcgcaactgcaattccctttcaacataactgcagtatccttttaacacaactgcagtatcagtttaacataactgcagtatcaaccatgacccatggtccacaatgcattgtgtcCACGGTGTAACAACTTATCATTCACATCTAATTAGAGTACGTAACACTgaagttgacgttctccataCTGAAGTTGACTTCATTCACATTTACTCCCCGGGAGAATGACTTGTATCAGATTG
It includes:
- the LOC116032448 gene encoding protein SRG1-like isoform X1: MEKTLGGTLQVPCVQELAKQSPEIVPPRYFRDDLDPAAPAQREIPVINMANLLQGDCEELKKLDIACKEWGFFQLISHGVSSSLIEKMKSDTKDFFNLPMEEKKKFWQETGDLQGFGQAFVHSEEQKLDWCDLFYIITSPTYLRKSNLFPNLPLPFRETVEMYAEELRNLALTIINYLAKALGIEQEHVQGLFEDGLQGMRTNYYPRCPQPDKVIGIYPHSDSVGLTILLQLNEMEGLQIKNNGKWIPVRPIHDAFVVNIGDILQILTNGIYSSVEHRAVVNSEKERMSLATFFSPRLEAEFGPAPSLITPQNPAKFRNMVVADYFRGFYSRKLDSKSYIDVMRIQTEECPQSVDGMA
- the LOC116032448 gene encoding protein SRG1-like isoform X3 is translated as MEKTLGGTLQVPCVQELAKQSPEIVPPRYFRDDLDPAAPAQREIPVINMANLLQGDCEELKKLDIACKEWGFFQLISHGVSSSLIEKMKSDTKDFFNLPMEEKKKFWQETGDLQGFGQAFVHSEEQKLDWCDLFYIITSPTYLRKSNLFPNLPLPFRETVEMYAEELRNLALTIINYLAKALGIEQEHVQGLFEDGLQGMRTNYYPRCPQPDKVIGIYPHSDSVGLTILLQLNEMEGLQIKNNGKWIPVRPIHDAFVVNIGDILQILTNGIYKSVEHRAVVNSEKERLSVGTFLSPRLEAELGPIPSLITPQNPAKFRSVGVTDYYKGFYSRKLDSKSYIDVMRI